One window from the genome of Pseudanabaena sp. BC1403 encodes:
- the ovoA gene encoding 5-histidylcysteine sulfoxide synthase — protein sequence MQPPNLHRCDRQEILAYFQRAWQIEDSLMKSLVSPETFYTNPDRLRNLLIFYLGHSAVFYINKLVRVGLLSARINPDFEVLFEIGVDPEKPDDISGIFASLRQAEVTAVWEYRQQVYDRISEFIHNMAIALPINQEHPLWALMMAIEHQYIHIETSSMLIRQLPVDKLHRPESWQYAPANGYTSANEMIEIKGGDVQLGKPQDSNIYGWDIEYGDRLVNVETFQASKYLITNAEFLDFVKDDGYENQQYWHEQSWSWKVQHKIKHPKFWIQQGNNYKYRAMFDEIAMPFDFPAEVNHYEAIAYCHWKGNDTRLMSEAEWNLATYGVSNLRQPIEETNSGFNLNLKFASPSPVGSLEAQSPSGLYDLRGNVWEWLSDHLTPLTGYQPHYLYEGYSASYFDTKHNMMAGGSWITSGTEAEKYYRNWFRPNFYQHAGFRIAHS from the coding sequence ATGCAACCACCAAATCTGCACCGTTGCGATCGCCAAGAAATCCTTGCTTATTTTCAGCGAGCTTGGCAAATCGAAGATAGCTTGATGAAAAGTTTAGTTAGTCCTGAAACTTTTTATACGAATCCTGATCGCCTCCGCAATTTATTGATTTTTTATCTAGGTCATTCGGCAGTCTTTTATATCAATAAATTAGTCAGAGTCGGGTTACTTTCTGCACGAATTAATCCAGATTTTGAAGTTCTCTTTGAAATCGGAGTCGATCCCGAAAAGCCCGATGATATATCTGGTATTTTTGCCAGTCTGCGACAAGCGGAAGTTACCGCAGTTTGGGAATATCGCCAGCAAGTCTATGACAGGATTAGTGAATTTATTCATAATATGGCGATCGCATTGCCGATCAATCAAGAACATCCGCTTTGGGCATTAATGATGGCGATCGAGCATCAATATATTCATATCGAAACCTCATCGATGTTAATTCGCCAATTACCAGTTGATAAACTCCACCGTCCTGAAAGTTGGCAATACGCTCCAGCCAATGGCTATACCTCCGCAAATGAAATGATTGAGATTAAGGGTGGTGATGTACAGCTGGGCAAACCTCAAGATTCAAACATCTATGGTTGGGATATTGAATATGGCGATCGCCTTGTCAATGTAGAGACTTTTCAAGCGAGTAAATACCTGATTACAAATGCCGAATTTCTTGATTTTGTCAAAGATGACGGCTACGAAAATCAACAATATTGGCACGAACAGTCATGGTCTTGGAAAGTTCAGCATAAGATCAAGCACCCTAAATTCTGGATTCAGCAAGGTAACAACTATAAATATCGCGCTATGTTCGATGAAATCGCGATGCCCTTTGATTTTCCTGCCGAGGTCAATCACTATGAAGCGATCGCCTATTGCCATTGGAAAGGAAATGATACTCGTCTGATGAGTGAGGCAGAATGGAATCTGGCAACTTACGGAGTGTCAAATTTACGGCAGCCCATAGAGGAAACAAATTCAGGCTTCAATCTCAATTTAAAGTTTGCTTCTCCGAGTCCTGTTGGTTCTTTAGAAGCCCAAAGTCCGTCAGGGCTATACGACCTGCGCGGCAATGTTTGGGAATGGCTGAGCGATCATTTAACGCCGCTCACAGGATATCAACCCCATTATCTATATGAGGGCTATTCCGCTTCATATTTTGATACTAAACACAATATGATGGCAGGCGGCTCTTGGATTACAAGTGGAACCGAAGCTGAGAAGTATTATCGTAACTGGTTCCGTCCCAACTTCTATCAACATGCAGGCTTTAGAATAGCCCATTCGTAG